A part of Helicobacter fennelliae genomic DNA contains:
- a CDS encoding DNA-directed RNA polymerase subunit beta/beta', with translation MPNNKTKNRLRIDFTQQQNLDVPNLLLLQRDSYDTFLDAKDGKESGIEKVFKSIFPIQDAQNRISLEYVGCEYGKPKYTIREAMERGITYAIPLKIKVQLIQWEKDEKGDKLAPKDIKEQTIFIREIPLMTDRTSFIINGVERVVVNQLHRSPGVIFKQDETNTANNKMIYMGQIIPDRGSWLYFEYDSKDTLFVRINKRRKVPATILFRALGYDKVDILKIFYPILNIKIEKDKFLTRFNPADFEGRVDFDIKDSKGEVIIASGKRLSAKKAKELKEKGLEWIEYPTETLVSRYLFEPIIDKKSGEVIFDTLTQIDEAKLKKIAELKIKEIKIVNDLATGLDSSIINSFIAETETIKQLKQTEKIDNENDLAAIRIYKVMRPGEPVTKEVAKQFVKRLFFEAESYDLTRVGRMKMNHKLGLQIPNYITVLTLEDIIETTRYLIKVKNGEGRIDDRDNLGNRRIRAIGELLANELHSGLVKMQKAIKDKLTTMSGSFDAIMPHDLINAKMITSTIIEFFTGGQLSQFMDQTNPLSEITHKRRLSALGEGGLVKERVGFEARDVHPTHYGRICPIETPEGQNIGLINTISTFTLVNDLGFIEAPYRKVVNGKVTDEIVYLTATQEDGKVIAPASTQLDKDNKIIDSLIETRCGGEITLRKTEDVELIDLSPRMLVGVAASLIPFLEHDDANRALMGSNMQRQAVPLLKPDAPIVGTGMEQIIARDSWEAIKATRGGVVEKVDSKNIYILGEDEHGAYIDGYSLQKNLRTNQNTCFAQHPIVKQGEVVKAGQIIADGASMDMGELALGKNIRVAFMPWNGYNFEDAIVVSEKLLKEDAFTSIHIYEKEIIARELKHGTEEITADIPNVREEEVAHLDESGIVKIGTYVTAGMILVGKVSPKGEVKPTPEERLLRAIFGEKAGHVVNKSLYCPPSLEGTVIDVKIFTKKGYEKDARAISAYEKEKSALDIEHHDRLTMLNKEELLRVGLMLSKEELSADATINNKTYKKGQKIPKEDIAGINRFALNTLIKSYSKAVQAKYEKIKANFLEQKKTLGEEHEEKLQVLEKDDILPSGAVKQVKIYIATKRKLKVGDKMAGRHGNKGIVSTIVPAVDMPYTIDGEPVDIVLNPLGVPSRMNIGQILEVHLGLVGKRFGEQIQDILEEQKGEFIKTLRSKMLSIAELSNQKDSVIIDLLKTCKDEELLHYARDWSKGVKFAIPVFEGISQEKFNKLFEEAKIDMDGKVELYDGKTGEKIREKVNIGYMYMLKLHHLVDEKVHARSTGPYSLVTQQPVGGKALFGGQRFGEMEVWALEAYGAAHTLKEMLTIKSDDIVGRENAYRSITKSEPVGESGIPETFFVLTKELQSLTLDVNVFGDEVDEYGNPKALEIKEDNRPKDFNSLQLVLASPENIRSWSKGEVKKPETINYRTLKPERDGLFCTKIFGPVRDYECLCGKYKKPRYKGMVCEKCGVEVTTSKVRRSRIGHIELVTPVAHIWYVSSLPSRIGTLLGVKMKDLERVLYYEAYIVKEAGEAFYDNESTKPVMKYDVLNEEQYQNIQQRFGDKGFVAQMGGEAVKELLEQLDLTALFQALREEIKSTNSESKKKSIVKRLKVVENFLNSGNRPEWMMLTVLPVLPPDLRPLVALDGGKFAVSDVNDLYRRVINRNQRLKRLLELDAPEIIVRNEKRMLQEAVDALFDNGRNANAVKGANKRPLKSLSEIIKGKQGRFRQNLLGKRVDFSGRSVIVVGPNLRMDQCGLPKNMALELFKPHLLAKLEEKGYASTLKQAKKMIEQKTNEVWECLQEIVEGYPVLLNRAPTLHKQSIQAFHPKLIDGKAIQLHPLVCSAFNADFDGDQMAVHVPLSQEAITECKVLMLSSMNILLPASGKAVAVPSQDIVLGLYYLSLEKKGVKGEHKLFGDIHQIMIAIETGNLDINAKIRTLVDGRIITTTAGRMILHSILPTQVPINLWNKVLKKKDISTLTDYVYKEAGNGITATFLDNLKNLGFRYATKAGISISAADIIIPENKNEIIKKANKETRNIRDMFESGSITEEERYNKTIDIWTEAGNELSKVMMKLIEADKGGFNSIYMMADSGARGSAAQIRQLSAMRGLMAKPDGTIIETPIISNFKEGLNALEYFTSTHGARKGLADTALKTANAGYLTRKLIDVSQNVKISIEDCGTHEGVEISDIIEGSELIESLEERVFGRVLATDVIDPITNEILFSAETLIDEKAAKRIIEANVKSVIIRTPVTCKALKGVCAKCYGLNLGEGKMVRPGEAVGVIAAQSIGEPGTQLTLRTFHVGGTASRTQEEKEIRAEKEGFIRYYNLKTYTNKEGKNIITNRRNAAVLVVEPKIKAPFDGVLHIETAHDEIIISIKGAKQEVKYSVRKSDVAKPNELAGVSGRLEGKLYIAHESGYKVSEGGSIVDVVKDGWNVPNRIPYASEIIAKDNAPISQTITAKEKGIVKFYFLESDHLQRVHDIKVGDVIEEKGIFAVIADENDREATRHYIARESKILVDDNSAVEIDTIIAEPTNKANNLIATWDPYNTPVISDIDGVVHFKDIIPGLTVAEQEDEMSGIRSLMVNDYIPSGYQPSILIEGKKETKQYLLEPNTSIAVTEGMNVALADILAKTPKATVKSRDITGGLPRISELFEARKPREVAILSEIDGIVSFGKAIRGKERVIITGKDGSISEYLIDRTKRILVHKDEFVHAGEAITDGITSSHDILRIGGEKELLRFIVNEVQQVYRGQGVTIADKHIEVIVSQMLRQVRIIDPGNTKFVENDLVSKRHFKEENERIMQLGGEPAIADLALLGITRAAISSDSIISAASFQETTKVLTEASIAAKKDFLEDLKENVVLGRMIPVGTGLYKNKRFVIKPKILDLMHKI, from the coding sequence ATGCCTAATAACAAAACAAAAAATAGACTTCGAATTGACTTCACACAACAACAAAATTTAGATGTTCCTAATCTCCTCCTTTTGCAACGAGATAGCTACGATACTTTTTTAGACGCCAAAGATGGCAAAGAAAGCGGAATCGAAAAGGTATTTAAATCCATTTTTCCAATCCAAGATGCGCAAAATAGAATCTCACTAGAATATGTTGGATGCGAATATGGAAAGCCAAAATACACAATTAGAGAGGCTATGGAGAGAGGCATAACATATGCGATTCCATTAAAAATCAAAGTCCAGCTCATACAATGGGAAAAAGACGAAAAAGGCGATAAGCTCGCGCCAAAAGACATCAAAGAACAAACTATTTTTATCAGAGAGATTCCATTGATGACTGATCGCACTTCTTTTATCATCAATGGTGTAGAAAGGGTTGTTGTCAATCAACTTCATAGAAGTCCGGGCGTCATTTTCAAACAAGATGAAACAAACACTGCAAATAATAAAATGATTTATATGGGGCAAATCATTCCTGATAGAGGCTCATGGCTATATTTTGAATATGACTCCAAAGATACGCTCTTTGTGAGAATCAATAAACGACGAAAAGTGCCTGCTACAATACTTTTTAGAGCATTAGGCTATGATAAAGTAGATATATTAAAAATCTTTTATCCGATCCTCAATATCAAAATCGAAAAAGATAAATTCCTAACGCGATTCAACCCTGCTGATTTTGAAGGAAGGGTAGATTTTGATATTAAAGATTCTAAAGGTGAAGTCATCATCGCATCAGGCAAACGTCTAAGCGCAAAAAAAGCTAAAGAGCTCAAAGAAAAAGGTCTTGAATGGATTGAATACCCAACAGAAACTTTAGTTAGTCGCTATTTATTTGAGCCAATCATTGACAAAAAAAGTGGCGAAGTCATTTTTGATACGCTCACTCAAATCGATGAAGCCAAGCTCAAAAAAATCGCTGAACTCAAAATCAAAGAAATCAAAATCGTCAATGATCTAGCCACTGGATTAGACAGCTCGATTATCAATTCATTTATCGCTGAAACAGAGACAATCAAACAACTCAAACAAACTGAAAAAATCGATAATGAAAATGACTTAGCAGCAATTAGAATCTACAAAGTTATGCGCCCCGGAGAGCCTGTAACAAAAGAGGTTGCCAAACAATTTGTCAAACGATTGTTTTTTGAAGCAGAATCTTACGATCTCACGCGCGTTGGTCGTATGAAAATGAACCACAAACTAGGACTTCAGATTCCAAACTATATCACCGTCTTGACGCTTGAAGATATCATCGAAACAACGCGCTATCTCATCAAAGTCAAAAATGGTGAAGGACGCATTGATGATCGAGATAATCTTGGTAATAGACGTATCCGTGCAATTGGTGAATTGCTTGCTAATGAACTTCATTCTGGGCTTGTCAAAATGCAAAAAGCCATAAAAGACAAACTCACAACAATGAGCGGAAGTTTTGATGCGATTATGCCTCATGATCTTATTAATGCCAAAATGATTACAAGCACTATTATAGAGTTTTTTACAGGCGGTCAGCTTTCGCAATTTATGGATCAAACCAATCCACTCTCTGAAATCACACACAAAAGACGACTATCAGCTCTTGGAGAAGGTGGCTTAGTCAAAGAGCGAGTAGGATTTGAAGCACGCGATGTGCATCCGACACATTATGGCAGAATCTGCCCTATTGAAACACCAGAAGGTCAAAATATCGGGCTTATTAACACAATCTCGACATTTACGCTCGTCAATGATTTAGGCTTCATCGAAGCACCTTATCGCAAGGTTGTCAATGGTAAAGTTACTGATGAAATCGTCTATCTCACTGCCACTCAAGAAGATGGTAAAGTCATCGCTCCAGCAAGCACACAACTCGACAAAGATAATAAAATCATCGATAGTCTCATCGAAACACGATGCGGAGGCGAGATCACTTTACGAAAAACCGAAGATGTTGAGCTCATCGACTTGAGCCCTCGAATGCTTGTCGGGGTCGCTGCTTCGTTGATTCCATTTTTGGAGCATGATGATGCAAACCGTGCGCTTATGGGTTCAAATATGCAACGTCAAGCTGTGCCACTTCTCAAGCCAGATGCACCGATTGTAGGAACGGGTATGGAGCAGATTATTGCTCGAGATTCTTGGGAGGCTATTAAGGCAACAAGAGGCGGTGTTGTCGAAAAGGTTGATTCTAAAAATATTTATATTTTGGGCGAAGATGAGCATGGCGCGTATATCGATGGCTATTCATTACAAAAAAATCTCCGCACAAACCAAAACACTTGCTTTGCTCAGCACCCTATCGTCAAGCAAGGAGAGGTTGTCAAAGCCGGGCAAATCATAGCTGATGGCGCGAGTATGGATATGGGTGAGCTTGCACTTGGTAAAAATATCCGCGTCGCATTTATGCCTTGGAATGGCTACAACTTCGAAGATGCGATTGTTGTGAGTGAAAAACTTTTGAAAGAAGATGCTTTCACTTCGATACACATCTACGAAAAAGAAATCATCGCTCGAGAGCTCAAACATGGCACAGAAGAAATCACCGCAGACATTCCAAATGTCAGAGAAGAAGAAGTCGCGCACTTAGATGAGAGCGGGATTGTCAAAATCGGAACTTATGTAACTGCGGGTATGATTCTAGTCGGGAAAGTCTCTCCAAAAGGTGAAGTAAAACCAACGCCAGAAGAGCGACTTTTGCGAGCTATTTTTGGTGAAAAAGCCGGACATGTTGTCAATAAATCGCTGTATTGCCCACCTTCACTTGAAGGAACGGTTATTGATGTCAAGATTTTCACCAAAAAAGGATACGAAAAAGACGCAAGAGCGATTAGCGCATACGAAAAAGAAAAATCAGCCCTTGATATTGAGCATCATGATAGATTGACAATGCTTAACAAAGAAGAGCTTCTCCGCGTAGGGCTTATGCTCTCCAAAGAAGAATTAAGTGCTGATGCGACAATCAATAACAAAACATACAAAAAAGGTCAAAAAATACCAAAAGAAGATATTGCTGGAATCAATCGTTTTGCGCTTAATACATTAATTAAAAGCTATTCAAAAGCCGTTCAAGCCAAATATGAAAAAATCAAAGCAAACTTCTTAGAGCAGAAAAAAACCTTAGGTGAAGAGCATGAAGAAAAATTACAAGTACTCGAAAAAGACGATATTCTTCCAAGTGGTGCGGTCAAACAAGTCAAAATCTATATCGCGACAAAGCGCAAACTAAAAGTCGGCGATAAAATGGCTGGACGACATGGTAATAAAGGTATTGTAAGCACTATTGTTCCGGCTGTGGATATGCCTTATACAATTGATGGCGAGCCTGTGGATATTGTGCTTAACCCCCTTGGTGTGCCAAGTCGTATGAATATAGGGCAGATTCTAGAAGTGCATCTTGGTCTTGTGGGGAAACGTTTTGGCGAGCAGATTCAAGATATTTTAGAAGAGCAAAAAGGCGAATTTATTAAAACTTTGCGTAGTAAAATGCTAAGTATTGCAGAATTATCAAACCAAAAAGATTCTGTAATTATTGATTTACTTAAAACCTGCAAAGATGAGGAACTTTTGCATTATGCAAGGGATTGGAGCAAGGGCGTTAAATTTGCAATTCCTGTATTTGAAGGTATCTCTCAAGAAAAATTCAACAAACTTTTTGAAGAAGCCAAAATCGATATGGACGGCAAAGTCGAGCTTTATGATGGCAAGACGGGCGAGAAAATCCGCGAAAAAGTTAATATCGGCTATATGTATATGCTCAAACTCCACCACCTTGTCGATGAAAAAGTCCATGCACGTTCAACTGGTCCATACAGCCTTGTTACACAGCAACCTGTGGGCGGAAAGGCTCTATTTGGAGGACAACGATTTGGGGAAATGGAAGTGTGGGCACTCGAAGCATATGGTGCAGCACATACACTCAAAGAAATGCTTACAATCAAATCTGATGATATTGTCGGACGAGAAAATGCTTATCGCTCAATAACAAAAAGCGAACCCGTCGGAGAATCTGGAATACCAGAAACATTTTTTGTGCTTACAAAAGAATTACAATCGCTCACGCTTGATGTGAATGTTTTTGGTGATGAAGTAGATGAATACGGGAATCCAAAAGCCCTAGAAATCAAAGAAGACAATCGCCCTAAAGATTTTAATTCATTACAACTTGTGCTTGCAAGCCCTGAAAATATACGATCATGGAGCAAAGGCGAAGTCAAAAAACCAGAAACAATCAACTACCGCACATTAAAACCTGAGCGAGACGGGCTTTTCTGCACGAAAATCTTTGGTCCAGTTAGAGACTATGAATGCTTATGCGGAAAATACAAAAAACCTCGATACAAAGGTATGGTATGTGAAAAATGTGGCGTTGAAGTTACAACCTCAAAAGTCAGACGCTCAAGAATCGGGCACATCGAGCTTGTAACGCCTGTCGCACATATTTGGTATGTCAGCTCATTGCCAAGTCGTATCGGCACATTACTTGGCGTAAAGATGAAAGATTTAGAAAGAGTGTTGTATTATGAAGCATATATCGTCAAAGAGGCTGGAGAAGCGTTTTATGATAATGAATCCACAAAGCCTGTGATGAAATATGATGTGCTTAATGAAGAGCAATACCAAAACATACAGCAACGTTTTGGCGATAAGGGATTTGTCGCACAAATGGGCGGAGAGGCAGTAAAAGAATTGCTTGAGCAATTAGATTTGACAGCATTATTTCAAGCCTTGCGCGAAGAGATCAAATCCACAAACTCAGAATCTAAGAAAAAAAGTATCGTCAAACGATTAAAAGTTGTCGAAAACTTTTTAAATTCTGGAAATCGCCCAGAATGGATGATGCTTACTGTTTTGCCTGTTTTGCCTCCTGATTTGCGCCCTCTTGTTGCTCTTGATGGCGGGAAATTTGCAGTAAGTGATGTCAATGATCTCTATCGTCGCGTTATTAATCGCAATCAGCGACTCAAACGACTTCTTGAATTAGACGCGCCAGAAATCATTGTGCGTAATGAAAAAAGAATGCTTCAAGAAGCCGTAGATGCGCTCTTTGATAATGGTAGAAACGCAAACGCAGTCAAGGGTGCAAATAAACGCCCACTTAAATCACTCTCAGAAATCATCAAAGGCAAGCAAGGAAGATTCCGCCAGAATCTACTCGGTAAGCGCGTGGATTTCAGCGGTAGAAGTGTTATTGTCGTTGGTCCAAATCTCAGAATGGATCAATGCGGATTGCCAAAAAATATGGCTTTAGAGTTATTCAAGCCTCATCTTTTAGCCAAACTTGAGGAAAAAGGCTATGCAAGTACCCTCAAACAAGCCAAAAAAATGATCGAGCAAAAAACAAACGAAGTATGGGAATGTTTGCAAGAAATCGTTGAGGGCTACCCTGTGCTTCTCAATCGCGCCCCAACACTCCATAAACAATCAATACAGGCATTCCACCCAAAACTCATAGACGGAAAGGCTATCCAGCTCCACCCGCTTGTTTGTTCTGCGTTTAATGCAGACTTTGATGGCGACCAAATGGCAGTGCATGTGCCACTTAGCCAAGAAGCAATCACTGAATGCAAAGTGCTTATGCTTAGCTCTATGAATATCTTGCTTCCTGCAAGCGGTAAAGCCGTAGCTGTGCCAAGCCAAGACATAGTTTTGGGGCTTTATTATTTGAGTTTGGAGAAAAAGGGAGTCAAAGGCGAGCATAAACTCTTTGGCGATATTCATCAAATTATGATTGCTATTGAAACAGGCAATCTTGACATCAATGCTAAAATACGAACACTTGTCGATGGGCGTATCATCACAACTACCGCAGGTAGAATGATTTTGCACTCAATCCTTCCTACACAAGTTCCAATCAATTTGTGGAATAAAGTCTTAAAGAAAAAAGATATAAGCACATTGACTGATTATGTGTATAAAGAAGCAGGCAATGGCATAACTGCGACTTTCCTTGATAATCTTAAAAATTTAGGCTTTAGGTATGCGACTAAGGCTGGAATCTCAATTTCAGCAGCAGATATTATTATCCCTGAAAATAAAAATGAGATCATCAAAAAAGCCAACAAAGAAACACGCAATATTAGAGATATGTTTGAGAGTGGCTCAATCACAGAGGAAGAGCGATACAACAAAACGATTGATATTTGGACAGAAGCGGGTAATGAGCTTAGCAAAGTGATGATGAAGCTCATCGAAGCTGATAAGGGAGGCTTTAACTCGATTTATATGATGGCAGATTCTGGTGCTCGCGGTAGTGCAGCACAGATTCGTCAGCTTTCAGCGATGCGCGGACTTATGGCAAAACCTGATGGAACAATCATTGAGACGCCTATTATCTCCAACTTCAAAGAAGGGCTTAATGCGTTGGAATACTTCACTTCTACGCATGGTGCGAGAAAGGGGCTTGCTGATACCGCGCTAAAAACAGCAAACGCTGGGTATCTTACAAGAAAACTTATCGATGTGAGCCAAAATGTCAAAATCTCAATTGAGGATTGTGGCACACACGAAGGGGTTGAAATCAGCGATATTATCGAAGGAAGCGAGCTTATAGAATCTCTAGAAGAGCGCGTATTTGGACGTGTGCTTGCAACAGATGTGATCGATCCGATCACAAATGAGATTCTATTTAGCGCAGAAACATTGATCGATGAAAAAGCGGCAAAACGAATCATCGAAGCAAATGTAAAATCTGTAATCATTAGAACACCTGTAACTTGTAAAGCCCTAAAAGGCGTATGCGCCAAATGCTATGGGCTCAATCTTGGAGAAGGAAAAATGGTGCGCCCCGGAGAAGCAGTAGGGGTTATCGCCGCACAATCTATCGGTGAACCCGGCACTCAGCTCACACTTAGAACATTCCACGTCGGTGGAACGGCAAGCAGAACTCAAGAAGAAAAAGAAATACGAGCCGAAAAAGAAGGGTTTATCAGGTATTACAACCTCAAAACATATACAAATAAAGAGGGTAAGAATATCATTACAAACCGAAGAAATGCCGCTGTATTGGTCGTGGAGCCAAAAATCAAAGCACCTTTTGATGGGGTATTACACATAGAAACAGCTCATGATGAGATTATCATCAGTATCAAAGGCGCAAAACAAGAAGTCAAATACTCTGTGCGCAAAAGCGATGTAGCCAAACCAAACGAGCTTGCCGGAGTGAGCGGAAGATTGGAGGGCAAACTCTACATAGCACATGAGAGTGGCTACAAAGTCTCTGAGGGTGGAAGCATTGTTGATGTCGTCAAAGATGGCTGGAATGTGCCAAATCGTATTCCTTATGCAAGTGAGATTATCGCTAAAGATAATGCCCCAATCTCTCAAACCATAACCGCAAAAGAAAAAGGCATAGTCAAATTTTATTTCCTAGAAAGCGACCATTTGCAACGCGTGCATGATATTAAGGTGGGCGATGTGATAGAAGAAAAGGGAATTTTTGCTGTTATCGCTGATGAAAACGACAGAGAGGCTACGCGCCATTATATCGCTCGAGAATCTAAGATTCTGGTTGATGATAATAGTGCTGTTGAAATCGATACAATCATCGCTGAGCCGACCAATAAAGCCAATAATCTCATCGCAACTTGGGATCCATACAATACGCCTGTAATCAGCGATATTGACGGGGTAGTTCATTTCAAAGACATTATTCCAGGACTCACTGTCGCCGAGCAAGAAGATGAAATGTCGGGCATACGAAGCCTTATGGTGAATGATTATATTCCTTCAGGCTATCAGCCAAGCATTCTTATCGAGGGCAAAAAAGAAACAAAACAATATCTCCTTGAGCCAAATACATCAATCGCTGTAACCGAAGGAATGAATGTGGCATTAGCAGATATTTTGGCAAAAACCCCAAAAGCAACGGTTAAATCTCGAGACATCACGGGAGGTCTTCCTAGAATCTCTGAATTGTTTGAAGCACGCAAACCTCGAGAAGTGGCTATTTTGTCTGAAATCGATGGAATTGTCAGCTTTGGAAAAGCAATTAGAGGCAAAGAAAGAGTCATCATAACCGGAAAAGATGGTAGCATAAGCGAATATCTCATCGACAGAACAAAGCGCATTCTTGTGCATAAAGATGAATTCGTGCATGCAGGAGAAGCCATAACTGATGGCATCACATCAAGCCATGATATTTTGCGTATCGGTGGAGAAAAAGAATTGTTGCGATTTATCGTTAATGAAGTGCAACAAGTCTATCGCGGACAAGGCGTAACTATCGCTGATAAACACATCGAAGTCATCGTATCGCAAATGCTTCGTCAAGTGCGTATCATCGATCCGGGCAATACAAAATTTGTCGAAAATGATCTTGTCAGCAAGCGACATTTCAAAGAAGAAAATGAGCGCATTATGCAACTTGGCGGAGAGCCAGCCATAGCTGATCTTGCTCTACTTGGAATCACTCGAGCCGCTATTAGCAGTGATTCAATCATTTCTGCGGCTTCATTCCAAGAGACCACAAAAGTCTTGACAGAGGCAAGTATCGCAGCCAAAAAAGATTTCTTAGAAGATCTCAAAGAAAATGTGGTATTAGGCAGAATGATCCCTGTTGGAACAGGATTATACAAAAACAAACGTTTTGTAATTAAACCAAAAATTTTGGATTTAATGCATAAAATCTAA
- the rpsL gene encoding 30S ribosomal protein S12 yields MPTINQLIRKERKKVNKKTKSPALVECPQRRGVCTRVYTTTPRKPNSALRKVAKVRLTSKVEVISYIPGEGHNLQEHSIVLVRGGRVKDLPGVKYHIIRGALDTAGVAKRNVSRSKYGAKKAKAGADKK; encoded by the coding sequence TTGCCAACGATTAATCAGCTCATTCGCAAAGAGCGAAAAAAAGTCAATAAAAAAACAAAGTCTCCAGCATTGGTTGAGTGCCCGCAAAGAAGGGGTGTTTGCACTCGTGTATATACGACAACACCAAGAAAACCAAACTCTGCGTTAAGAAAGGTAGCCAAAGTGCGCCTTACAAGCAAAGTTGAAGTTATCAGCTATATTCCGGGTGAGGGGCATAACCTCCAAGAGCACTCTATTGTGCTTGTTCGCGGTGGTCGTGTCAAAGACTTACCTGGGGTGAAATATCATATTATTCGTGGTGCGCTTGATACCGCAGGTGTGGCAAAAAGAAATGTATCACGTAGTAAATACGGCGCAAAAAAAGCCAAAGCCGGTGCTGATAAAAAATAA